From Saccopteryx leptura isolate mSacLep1 chromosome 3, mSacLep1_pri_phased_curated, whole genome shotgun sequence, one genomic window encodes:
- the CHRAC1 gene encoding chromatin accessibility complex protein 1, with amino-acid sequence MADVAVGRDKCGEQRLVLLPLSRIRVIMKSSPEVSSINQEALVLTAKATELFVQYLATYSYRHGSGKEKKALTYNDLSHTAEESETFQFLADILPKKILASKYLKMLEKREEDQAQNDDNDGSEDGEAES; translated from the exons atgGCGGACGTGGCCGTGGGCAGAGACAAGTGCGGGGAGCAGCGCCTCGTGTTGCTGCCCCTGTCCCGCATCCGGGTCATCATGAAGAGCTCCCCCGAGGTGTCCAGCATCAACCAGGAGGCGCTCGTGCTCACGGCTAAGGCCACG gaaCTCTTTGTTCAGTATCTAGCAACCTACTCCTACAGACACGGcagtgggaaagaaaagaaagcactgACTTACAACGATTTATCACACACCGCGGAGGAATCGGAAACTTTTCAGTTTCTTGCAG ATATACTACCAAAGAAGATATTAGCTAGTAAGTACCTGAAAATGctggagaagagggaagaagacCAGGCGCAGAATGACGACAATGATGGAAGTGAGGATGGTGAAGCAGAATCCTAA